TATTTAAATTGATCCAGGAGAAAGATGCTGGCTATATGTTTGTCTCGGAGACTCCCGAAGGAGAAGTAGTTGCATCTCATCTTAACCTGTATGGTAAGAAATGTACTGTTACCTGGTCTTCAGCCCTGAACCCCGAATTCGGCAGAATGGGTCCCAATGCACTTCTATATTATAACGAGTTTCTCGACCTCAAGGCCAGAAATTTCGAATATATGAATGTAATGGCAGCAAACATTCCAAGATTTGCGGACTTTATTATGGGTTTTTCCCCGAAGATTGTCCCTTATTATACTGTAACCCTGCGCAGCAAAAAGTATTCCCTCATGAGAATATTGTATCAGGCTACGCATGAAGAAACTGAATGATGAGCAGAAATCCTCTTTCCCGAAACTTTATCTTCCTGAATCTTTTTTCTCACAAGGCTTCGTAGAAGCTCTTAGAATAATAGCTTCTATCGAACCCATTCCTGAGTAAAAGATTTAATTCTCCTTCAGCTCCTATTTTTTACTTTTACAAGAAAAGATGAGAACATTTTTCTGAACATAGGATCTTCATGAAGGGCTATTAAGTAATACACAACTGTTACGACTACAGCTACAAACATTATTACATAAAAGTTCGAAGAAATCAATTCTATCAGAATTAACGGGGTCGAAACGATGAGGCTTATTACCGCGTATTTCACAAGAACTCCTATACTTTCTTTCTTGCTAATTCCTGCAAGCCCAAGGAGGTATGCATTGTTCCAGAGCCAGAACGCTATCCCTGTAAAACTGTACAGGGCAAGGGCGAATTCAGGAGTTCCATGACTTCCTCCGATGATCAGTGCTATTATCCTTGAAGCAAGAAGAGCTATGCTAAAGATGAGCCAGACTTTCTGCTTTTCAAATACGTTATAGAGAGTTGTTATAGGCGAAGAAAGAAAGACAAGGAATATCCAGGGGACAAGGATTCTCACATATATACCTGAAATACCCCACTCTTCTCCGAAAGCAAATGTGAAGATCTGCTCCCCAAGAAGCATCAGGAGTATCATAGGGAAAAGACCTATTGAAATCAGTTTATTATAAACTTCGCTAACTATAGTCTTCATGTTTCCTTCCCCATTCCCGTTCTTAACCTCGCTTACCTTCTGGAAAAAGACCTGCCCTATAGCGCTGCCGACAATCCCCATTGGCAGGTTTACAACCTGATTTGCAAGTGAGAAATGTCCTACAACCGAGGTGCTGTAAAAGTATGCAAGCAAAAAAGCAGGGACCTGTGGGGAAATAGTGTTCGCGATCGACGACCAGAAGCTGAATAAAGGAAAATCTTTGTATTGAATAGCCAATTCTTTCATTCTTTTTATTGATACTTTTTTGAAAACCTGAATATCTTTTTTTACGCCTTTAAGCATGAAGAGGTCTGCAAATGCGAATCCCGCAATATATCCTCCTATCAGGCCAAATGGAGTAACACTCGACTTCGCAAGCCCTATTTGAAGTACCTTTGTTGTTAGGGTGTTTGAAACTCTGGACCCTGCGATAACCCCGAATCGGGTCTTTCTTGAAAGCCAGTAGTTTTGCACAAAAAATATCCCATTAAGGAATACTATCAGTGGAAGAAGAGGCAGGTACTTCGAAATCCCGGGCGTATTAAATATATCATCGATATTTCCCGGAGCAAGTAACACTACGACACCTACAAGTAAAGATGTAATAGTTACCAGTATAGTGCACATAGAGGTAACATTTGCAGCGTCTTCCTCTGTTTTAGGTAGCATGATTGCAAGTTGATATGAAAAAGTAGAAACTATCACAAGTATGCCTGAGATTGAAATAAAAAGCTGGAAAATTCCAAAATCATCTGGATTATAAATTCTTGTGATTATGGGTATGAGAAGTATTCCCAGAGCCTGTGCAGCAACACTTCCTGATACTAGTTTCAGTACATTAGTAATAAAGTTAGACATAGGGGTTCAACCTTTTAATTATATTAACTCAGTTCCAGTCATGGATAGGTGTTTTCACTCAAGCGATTTATATAATAGTTTCCAATGGATCATTCATTTTTTACTTCTTTACTCTCTTTAAGATAAGCAAGTACCTCTGCATTGTCATACACCAGAGCATACTCCGGAGCTTCGAAGCTGTTAAAGAACTCCACCGGTAATGGCTTGATTATGTTTACCCCGTATCTATTCGGATCATTTATGGATGTAGGCTCCTTAAGGGATGATCTTCTTAGCAGTATCATACGATCGCCGCTTATTTCTCCTGTCTCTATCTGGTTCGTATCAAAGTATGTTGCATTATTTGCATCGTATCCCGGATCCCTGTAAAAAATACAGCTGTCATAAGGAGAATCCATTAAAATGCTTCCTGAGTACGCTCCAGTTAAGGTTTTCATAGCCTGAATTTCAATGTTCTTGAACTGGTTTCTTACGGTTGTATCTTTTCCTACCAGAGGGTTGTCTTTATTAATCCCCGGTGTGGTGACCATTACAAATGAGAATAATAGCAGTATAATAAAGACTGCAGGAATTTTTGCTTTTTTAGAGTTGAACAGGCTTACAAGTTTTAGTATATATGAAGCAGCTACAAGCACCAGAAATACTCCTATTAGAGGGAACCACCTGCTTGTGAGGAAATTTCTCATACCCAGTAAAGGAATTCCGTAGGCTAAGCTGTAAAGAATTGCAACAACAATTGCAATTGAGAACTTATCTATTTTTTCGGCATCTCTCCGGGAAAACCAGGTCAGAACTCCTCCTATTGCGAAGAAAGGCAGGGCAAGGTAACTTATGTGAAGTATCAGTGTCTCCATCGGGTCCTGATTGGTTGCTGTTCCCGTGATAAGTTCGTCACTCGAGTAACCGGACCCTGCCTGAAGTACCTCCACAAGAGGCCTGAAAATCATCTCAAAAAAGGAGGTATCCTGGGTAACATATGTAAACATCCAGTAGGTTTGAAGGCTAATTACAAAGAAAAGGATATAGTTAAAGCTGGCTGCTTCAACAGGCAAACTTCCATATAGGAGGTTATGAAGGTATTTCCCTGCTAATATTGATACTATAGCCAGAAAAACCACAAAAGTGGTCAACTGATGGGTCAGCACTATTAGAATCGTAGTCAGGAGAAGAAGACCTGTCTGCACCAGACCCGGCTTTTCGCTGAAGATTGCATAGAGAATAATTATAAAGTAGCAGAGAACCAGGGAACCCGGAGTTATGTTAGCAATTCCAGTGACAATATTGTGGTTGTTCAGGTTTATTAGTAAAGCGGCAAGTAACCCCATCTGGGGACCTTCAAGTTTCTTCCCTATAAGGTAAATCCCTGCCGTGCTGAAGATATTGGCAAAACCTATAGAATAAAAGAAACTGTCTTTGACATCCAGTCCACCCATAAGCTGGGTCATCGAGACAAAAATATGTGCAAGAGGATAATAGAAATATTTACTGCTGACTTCAATCGGAGGGACAGCCCCGGTGTCGGTAATCAGTTTTGACATACCTGCATGAAAGTAAGCATCATAGCCCATAAGGCTTGGAAAATTGTAATAGATTCCGGCTCTTATCAGAATTGAAAGCAGGAATATTTGCAGCAAGATCGGAGCTACCCTGTCTCCTTCTCTTACATAAAGGATTTCCGAGGCTATGATACCTGCGAGCACGCATATAAGTATAAAATAAGATATTGGCCTGTAGTACAGGTTCATGCTGTAGATAAAGATACTTATCAGAAAGACAAGATAAAAGGAAAGGTTGAGTATATTCCTCAATCTGTCTTTTCCTGAGGAAATGGGGGCTTCGTTTTTAAACTTCTTCCTGAACACAGAGTAAATCAAGCAGGCAGAAAGAACAGCAATTCCAATGTCCTGCTGGTTTAAGTTGATCAGGTAATATAAAGAAACAATGAATAAGCCTAAACTGAATCCTGTGAAGCTGAGAATCGTGTCCAGATTCCCGGTAAACTTCTCTTTATATTTTTTTCCAATTTCCATATGACCCACGACATAATAAATTTTCTTTGAGATTAAATAGTTTCCCGATGAATTATTTTTCTCTTACAAACAGAACTATCTTACTTATCGGTCTGCGGTTTCTTTTACTCGCTCCTTTCAAGCTTTATTTTTAAGCTTTAATATCTGTCTTTTCTCCCCTTTTCCCTCTAATTAATCACGCTTTTTAAATTGATATCTCTTTTACTTTTTTTAGATTTATAATTATCCTTGACTGTCGTATTCTTCTTTCCACCAGTTACAAATCTGAATTCCCGGAGCCATCCATGCTCCTTTTTCGGAACAGTGCTGCAAGAGTTTTTTATAAAATACCAGGTATTCTCCCTGCATATACGTATTATGCCAGAGAACCGTCAGGACTCCTCTGCAGCGTTCAACTGTAAGGATTAACATTTCCGTAAGAGCCCATGCGTGCTCGAAGTCCAGACGCATCTGACTTTGAAAAAGAGTTGTATCCATTATAGTTAACGGGAGTTCCAGGATATTGATTTCTTTTCCGGTTTTAAGGTTATATGGTTTGAAAGGATGGCACATCCCGTTTCTGAAACCTGCGCAGTCATGGTATCCGAAAGTTGAGTCATAGCTGAAGCCGGCATCTGCCAGCAGTTCCCAGGTTTCCGGAGTTTTGAACCTGAGATAATGGTTTCTGTATCCCATTACTTTTTCTCCGAGGACTTTTTCCAGCTTTTGTTTTTTCTTTTTTATCTCAATCAGGTTGTTGTAAGCTTCATGCCCTCCGTGAAGTCCTACTTCCCATCCTTCTTCAAGAATGTAGCCAAGTTCTCCTTCAAGTTCTTCAATACTAAAGGTGAAATCTTCATTTCCCGGATCAAGGGTCAGAAAATAGAAAGTAGATTTTGCCCCGTATTTTTCTTCAAGATCCATTATACGCCTGAAATTCCATAAAGGGTTCCACGTTTTATTTATTCTTGAAAACGGAAGCATTGAAGCTTCCGCAAACTGCCCTCTTTTGAGAGCCTTTACGGTCCTTGCCGCAGTGTTTAACGTGTCAATGTACACAAAATCAATATCATGAGTAAGACATACGGCAAATTTTTTCCCTTCGGGATACTCCGGATTCAGTCCGTTTTTCAACAAAAACTCTGAAACCTCAGGCTCAAAAACGTTTCTTTGCCTGCTCAGGTAATAAGGAAATCTTCCATACTTATCCAGCAAGGCAGCATTGTATTCCTCCTTTTTCGTAAATAACTCCCATAAATCTCTGTTCTGCTCTACCTTCTTAAGCACTTCATCAGCCTCGAAATTACTGCTCGCTTTTCTATGATTTTTTAAATGATGTTTTCATTCCTTTTCTATCTGCAAACAAAAGCAATTTAATGAGAAATTCCACGGAGATTGCTCCATCTTGCTGCAGTTCAGATCTCAATCATTCTTTCTTCTCTATATGACCGGATTGCAGCCAGAGCAACTTCCAGAGCATGCTTTCCTTCTTCTCCTGAAGGTCTGGGGCAGGTTCCGTCTCTTGAACAGCCGATAAAATGAGAAAGTTCTTTTTGAAGGGGTTCGGCTCTTTCTACCTTGGCTTTCCAGACCCAGCTGTCGTCGTGAAGCTCAACACTTTGATCAAGATAGTCCAGGTACGCAACTCCCTTCAGACCAACAGCCGTAAGCTTTCGGATTTTGTGGGGGGTAAGCCAGTTCGTTTCTAAAAGGCCTGAGTACTCATGGTTCAGGCGCAGGTGAACAGTTGCATGATCCTCAGATGAATGAATATCTGATCCCGCTACGGCATAAACCTGTTTTATCTTCATTCCGTAAACAAAAGAGATTATATCTATGTCATGGACTCCAATATCCAGGATTACTCCCACATCTCTTATTCTTGGATTGTAAGGTCCGACTCTTCTGGTTGAAATTGAGACTATCTTCCCCAGGATTCCAGAATTAATGATCTCTTTTAATTTTAGAACGGCAGGATTAAATCTCTCTATATGTCCTACCATCAGATGTCTGTCCATCTCTTCAGCAGATTCGATCATTGCAGTTGCATTTTCTACGCTGTCTGCAATGGGCTTCTCTACAAGCACGTCTATTCCTGCTTCAAGAGCATCAAGCACTATAGGGCAGTGAAGAGTAGTAGGAGCTGCAATACTTATTGCGTCAAGCTTTATTTTCTCGAACATCTTTTTATGGTCTGCAAAAGGTAGTGTATCATATCTTGCCGCAAGCTCTTTTACCCTTGAAGAATTGGGATCTGATATCCCTGTTAGTCTCACATCTTCCATTTCACTATAGATCCTGATGTGATTCTCCCCCATGTAACCGGTTCCAACTACTCCTACATTTATCAATCTTTTACCCCCACTAATAATACATCAAGCGCTTTTTCCTTAACTTCCCCAATATCCTGAAAAAGCGTAATACTTTAACACGGATAGTATGCTATGAATAAAATAAAAACCCATTCTTCAAAAATAGGCATTAAGTTCTTGCTTCTTTCTCAGATGACCCCGGTTCAGTTTTTCTTTATTCTTCCTTTCATTGTATGGAAAAATTCTCGGAACACATGCAAACTAAATTTCAAGTTCTCTTACCCCAGTTGACGGCATAATGTTTTAACAGTATGCGGTCTCTCTCTAAATGAACAAGTATTATTATAATGTAAGTTTGAGCCCTGTATTAGTATTTTTTATCAGTTTACTCTAACTATCTGAATATTCCAGCCTTCTCTGCTTAATTTTTTAAAGCCTATTGACACTTTCATATATTTTGCCTTTATTTCTCTCAACCAAATAACTCCAATAACTGCTTCATTCCTCGTAGAACAGAGCTGTGCAGGTGAATTTTTTTATCCCTTTTATAATCCCACATCTCTTTCTTTTCCTTATATCCGGAGGAATAAATAAGCTTCCTATCGATGTATTATTTTTCTTAATGCTATTGTGAGAGATCCAGGAGTTTTTACAGTGCTTATTATATACTCTTCTTAAATCAGGAACAATATTATTCTTATAATGGACGATTACTGCCTTTCACAGTACTTTTTCACCCTTTCGATCTCGCAAGTCGGTAAAATCCTTAAATTATCGATCCATGAAAGCTATGCTGCGACAGATAATTAAGTTCGAGCACATCACTGCAGTTTATTCTCTCTTCTTAGAATAATTTATACAGTAATTTTCCAGACTGATGTGCCATCAAAAAAGCTATTCTGGGGCAACATTTCTTTATTTTTGCAGAAATGAGCTGTTTTTTTGCATTTGCTGTTAACACGTAAATTGCAGGGAATTAATTACCTCTTATCGCAAATTTACCTGTTAAATATATTCTTTTTCCAAATATTCAGAAATGTACCTCGATTTTGTAATATTCCGGATATTTAAAAGTCAGAATAATAAAAATTATAATTCTTATTTATGTATTAGCAAATTTCTATCTAATGAAAGGAAAATTCCAGTAAATTGTTAATATTTTAACAAATTATTTTCAGTTGGATCGCAATTATATAAACATTTTTATCAAAATATTTTTTAAATGATAGCCTTTAATAATTTTGTTTTTATACACATACAGGGGGTTATATTATAATTCATGCTTATAAGGGGGTGGAGAGGGTTTGTATTCAGCCCTTACACTTTGTCTTAATTCTCTAATTTCCGATCCTATCAGTATAGTCTCATCGCCATCTCAACTTTCAGATAGGCCTCTAAAACACGAATTCACGGTCTTGATTCCAGCTCAAAATGAAGAGGCTTCCATCGGGAGTAAAGTCCTGCTTGCGGCGAGTTACGCGGACCGTGTACTTGTGCTTGATAAAGGTTCTACTGACCGAACTATGGAAGTGGCAGCTCTTGGTGGAGCAAGAGTCGTTCCTCTGGCAGGAGGAGAGGAAGCATTGCTCAAAATCCTTTACAGGGCATCCCTCGATTCGGAGCTCGTTGTTCTTATCTATCCTGATTGCATGCAGGACATAGATCTGCTTTCTCATGTCCTTGAGCCTCTGAAGCAGGGTTTTGACCTTTCGGTGGGTTCCTGGCCCTGCCGCGTTTCCTGTGAGCAGGAGACAGTTATGCTTCTGAACGGGAAAAGTACCTTCAAGGAAAAGATTGGCTTCCTTGCCGTAACATCAAGAGCGCTTCAAAACATTAGCTCGGGCAAAGAACATCTTTCTTTGAAATCCCTGCTTTCTGCTGCGAAAACCGAAAAACTTAATGTTAACTACCTGAGCTTTGACGTTGACCCGGCATTCAGGAAGCTTGAAAGTACCCGAATAGGGATCGTAGTACCTGCCTATAACGAGGAATTGCTTATCGGTGAAACCCTGAGTGGGATTCCAGAGTACGTGGATCGGATTTATGTTATCGATGACGGGAGTACTGACCGGACAGGAGAAATTGTAAAAAAGTTCGGAGATTCAAGAATTGTTTATCTGCGCCACGAAGTAAACAAAGGTGTCGGGGCAGGTATAATTGACGGGTATAAGCTTGCTCTAAAAGACGAAATGGACATTGTAGCAGTTATGGCCGGGGATAATCAGATGGATCCTGCCCATCTTCCCAGGTTGATTTTTCCGATTATTGA
The genomic region above belongs to Methanosarcina horonobensis HB-1 = JCM 15518 and contains:
- a CDS encoding lipopolysaccharide biosynthesis protein, with protein sequence MSNFITNVLKLVSGSVAAQALGILLIPIITRIYNPDDFGIFQLFISISGILVIVSTFSYQLAIMLPKTEEDAANVTSMCTILVTITSLLVGVVVLLAPGNIDDIFNTPGISKYLPLLPLIVFLNGIFFVQNYWLSRKTRFGVIAGSRVSNTLTTKVLQIGLAKSSVTPFGLIGGYIAGFAFADLFMLKGVKKDIQVFKKVSIKRMKELAIQYKDFPLFSFWSSIANTISPQVPAFLLAYFYSTSVVGHFSLANQVVNLPMGIVGSAIGQVFFQKVSEVKNGNGEGNMKTIVSEVYNKLISIGLFPMILLMLLGEQIFTFAFGEEWGISGIYVRILVPWIFLVFLSSPITTLYNVFEKQKVWLIFSIALLASRIIALIIGGSHGTPEFALALYSFTGIAFWLWNNAYLLGLAGISKKESIGVLVKYAVISLIVSTPLILIELISSNFYVIMFVAVVVTVVYYLIALHEDPMFRKMFSSFLVKVKNRS
- a CDS encoding polysaccharide deacetylase family protein; this encodes MLKKVEQNRDLWELFTKKEEYNAALLDKYGRFPYYLSRQRNVFEPEVSEFLLKNGLNPEYPEGKKFAVCLTHDIDFVYIDTLNTAARTVKALKRGQFAEASMLPFSRINKTWNPLWNFRRIMDLEEKYGAKSTFYFLTLDPGNEDFTFSIEELEGELGYILEEGWEVGLHGGHEAYNNLIEIKKKKQKLEKVLGEKVMGYRNHYLRFKTPETWELLADAGFSYDSTFGYHDCAGFRNGMCHPFKPYNLKTGKEINILELPLTIMDTTLFQSQMRLDFEHAWALTEMLILTVERCRGVLTVLWHNTYMQGEYLVFYKKLLQHCSEKGAWMAPGIQICNWWKEEYDSQG
- a CDS encoding UDP-N-acetylglucosamine 3-dehydrogenase; the encoded protein is MINVGVVGTGYMGENHIRIYSEMEDVRLTGISDPNSSRVKELAARYDTLPFADHKKMFEKIKLDAISIAAPTTLHCPIVLDALEAGIDVLVEKPIADSVENATAMIESAEEMDRHLMVGHIERFNPAVLKLKEIINSGILGKIVSISTRRVGPYNPRIRDVGVILDIGVHDIDIISFVYGMKIKQVYAVAGSDIHSSEDHATVHLRLNHEYSGLLETNWLTPHKIRKLTAVGLKGVAYLDYLDQSVELHDDSWVWKAKVERAEPLQKELSHFIGCSRDGTCPRPSGEEGKHALEVALAAIRSYREERMIEI
- a CDS encoding glycosyltransferase family 2 protein, with the translated sequence MYSALTLCLNSLISDPISIVSSPSQLSDRPLKHEFTVLIPAQNEEASIGSKVLLAASYADRVLVLDKGSTDRTMEVAALGGARVVPLAGGEEALLKILYRASLDSELVVLIYPDCMQDIDLLSHVLEPLKQGFDLSVGSWPCRVSCEQETVMLLNGKSTFKEKIGFLAVTSRALQNISSGKEHLSLKSLLSAAKTEKLNVNYLSFDVDPAFRKLESTRIGIVVPAYNEELLIGETLSGIPEYVDRIYVIDDGSTDRTGEIVKKFGDSRIVYLRHEVNKGVGAGIIDGYKLALKDEMDIVAVMAGDNQMDPAHLPRLIFPIIEGLADYTKGNRLLSDNFMTGMSRWRSFGNLLLSFLTKIGSGYWHVMDPQNGYTAISRQALEVIDLDSVYPYYGYCNDLLIKLNAFGMRVMDIVIPARYGREKSSIKYSKYIRKISPMLFRGFLWRLRIKYTVLDFHPLVLFYFLGMLALPLSVFLGFWGLLQILLQNPLPSYYPLLGFLVLGTGLQMLLFGMLFDMQVEKKRSERVGLAR